Proteins from a genomic interval of Trifolium pratense cultivar HEN17-A07 linkage group LG6, ARS_RC_1.1, whole genome shotgun sequence:
- the LOC123888409 gene encoding protein NRT1/ PTR FAMILY 8.1, protein MAENEIYTQDGTINIKKKPANKIKTGNWKACWFILGMECCERLAYYGMSTNLVNYLGERFNQGNAEAAKSVTTWSGTCYITPLLGAFLADSYLGRYWTIASFSIIYVIGMGLLTLSASAHGLKPSCDANGCHPTSAQTAACYIALYLIALGTGGIKPCVSSFGADQFDETDEKERKKKSSFFNWFYFSINIGALIASSVLVWIQMNVGWEWGFGVPAVAMVLALVFFFGGSPLYRLQIPGGSPLTRICQVLVAACRKLKLQVPADNSLLHETIDVESVIKGSRKLDHTNNLRCLDKAAIETQSDRMKGLTNPWRLCTITQVEELKSIICLLPVWATLIAFATVYSQMNTMFVLQGNTMDQHIGPKFQIPSASLSLFDTLSVIFWAPVYDRIIVPLARRFTGHEQGFTQLQRMGIGLVISIFSMITAGILEVFRLDMIRKNNYYDLKTIPMSIFWQVPQYFLVGCAEVFTNIGLLEFFYGQAPDAMRSLGVALSLTTMALGNYISTLLVTIVTKVTTRHGNLGWIPDNLNRGHLDYFYWLLSVLSFLNFLVYLWIAKRYKYKKVVGNAY, encoded by the exons ATGGCAGAAAATGAAATTTATACACAAGATGGAACCATTAACATAAAGAAAAAACCTGCCAACAAGATAAAGACTGGAAATTGGAAAGCTTGCTGGTTCATTCTTG GAATGGAATGTTGTGAAAGATTGGCATACTATGGTATGAGTACAAACTTGGTGAACTATCTTGGGGAACGTTTCAATCAGGGAAATGCAGAAGCTGCTAAAAGTGTCACAACTTGGTCAGGAACATGCTACATCACACCATTGCTTGGAGCTTTTTTAGCTGATTCATACTTGGGAAGATATTGGACAATTGCTAGTTTCTCTATTATCTATGTCATT GGAATGGGACTTTTAACATTGTCTGCTTCAGCACATGGACTTAAGCCATCATGTGATGCTAACGGCTGCCATCCAACATCGGCGCAAACTGCAGCATGCTACATAGCCCTCTATTTGATTGCTCTTGGTACCGGCGGTATCAAACCATGTGTGTCATCTTTTGGTGCAGACCAATTTGATGAAACAGatgagaaagagagaaaaaagaagagtTCTTTCTTCAACTGGTTTTACTTCTCAATTAACATTGGTGCGCTCATTGCATCATCGGTGTTAGTTTGGATACAGATGAATGTAGGATGGGAATGGGGCTTTGGAGTACCTGCAGTTGCAATGGTCCTTGCACTTGTATTTTTCTTCGGTGGTAGTCCTCTATATAGGCTTCAAATACCTGGAGGAAGCCCTCTTACAAGGATTTGCCAAGTCTTAGTTGCAGCCTGTAGGAAATTAAAGCTTCAAGTGCCTGCTGATAACTCTCTTCTTCATGAGACTATCGATGTTGAATCTGTCATCAAAGGAAGCCGCAAACTTGATCATACAAACAACTTAAG GTGTTTGGATAAGGCAGCCATAGAGACACAATCTGACCGAATGAAAGGTTTAACAAATCCATGGAGGCTTTGTACAATAACACAAGTCGAAGAACTTAAATCCATAATCTGCTTACTTCCAGTTTGGGCAACACTGATAGCCTTTGCAACTGTATACAGTCAAATGAACACAATGTTTGTTCTACAAGGCAACACAATGGATCAACACATTGGCCCTAAATTCCAAATCCCATCAGCTTCCCTCTCCCTATTCGACACACTAAGCGTCATCTTCTGGGCTCCCGTTTACGACCGCATCATTGTCCCATTAGCAAGACGGTTCACCGGCCATGAACAAGGATTCACACAGCTCCAAAGAATGGGAATAGGCCTAGTCATTTCAATTTTCTCAATGATCACTGCCGGCATTCTAGAAGTCTTCCGCCTCGACATGATTCGCAAAAACAATTACTATGATCTCAAGACTATCCCTATGTCAATTTTCTGGCAAGTACCTCAATATTTTCTTGTTGGATGTGCTGAAGTTTTTACCAACATTGGTCTATTAGAGTTCTTCTATGGTCAAGCACCTGATGCAATGAGAAGCTTAGGAGTTGCTCTCTCACTCACAACTATGGCATTGGGAAATTACATTAGTACTTTACTTGTTACTATAGTAACAAAAGTTACCACAAGACATGGAAATCTTGGTTGGATACCAGATAATCTGAATAGAGGCCATCTTGATTACTTTTACTGGCTTTTGTCTGTTCTTAGCTTTCTCAACTTCCTTGTGTATCTATGGATTGCAAAGAGGTACAAGTATAAGAAGGTGGTTGGAAATGCTTACTGA
- the LOC123888412 gene encoding uncharacterized protein LOC123888412: MMIALKTIHPSFRHTNIKCNIHCTRLHKTRSSTLCLCKSNGSDSQAPRPGDTKKQELLAQMAMLQTRKVRLIDYLDERSAYLTQFGEKVNAEFEKIGEDALRDIDEAGARITANMDSQMLEFEESAEFNRQEIEEREKKLEEFEIQIENDRNEGLFFKNLRKKVPVVDKAQAKEEAEKIKDVTREKAGSRIRKNVYRFFIGLLTFTVVYSIASSSTDWRKVAVFGVILVALISQFIYEQNMSAETRTTRRTNNEEADK, translated from the exons ATGATGATTGCTCTCAAAACCATACATCCCTCTTTCAGACATACTAACATCAAATGTAATATCCACTGCACACGACTTCACAAAACAAGAAGTTCTACTTTATGCCTCTGCAAGTCGAATGGGTCTGATTCTCAAGCTCCTCGGCCAGGAGATACTAAAAAACAAGAACTACTAGCCCAAATGGCCATGCTTCAAACTCGAAAAGTCCGTCTTATAGATTATCTAGATGAGAGATCGGCATACTTAACCCAATTTGGTGAAAAAGTCAATGCCGAGTTTGAAAAGATTGGAGAAGATGCCCTCAGAGATATAGATGAAGCTGGTGCCAGA ATAACAGCAAACATGGATAGCCAGATGCTAGAATTCGAGGAATCTGCAGAATTTAACAGACAAGAGATTGAAGAGCGTGAAAAAAAGTTAGAGGAGTTTGAAATTCAAATAGAAAACGACAGAAACGAAGGGCTATTCTTTAAGAACCTCAGAAAGAAGGTACCTGTTGTTGATAAAGCACAAGCCAAAGAGGAGGCAGAAAAAATTAAAGATGTAACTCGAGAAAAAGCTGGTAGCAGAATCAGAAAAAATGTTTACCGCTTCTTCATTGGCCTTCTGACCTTTACAGTAGTTTATTCTATTGCCTCGTCATCAACTGATTGGAGGAAAGTAGCAGTTTTTGGAGTAATTCTTGTGGCGTTGATTTCTCAGTTCATCTATGAACAAAACATGTCAGCAGAAACTAGGACCACAAGAAGGACCAACAATGAAGAGGCAGATAAATGA
- the LOC123888411 gene encoding pentatricopeptide repeat-containing protein At3g09060, with the protein MVELPKSLSPHRLLKLLDSQKNLTSALQLFNAATRLPNYTHSTDVFLYILRRISSDPTLLHFHAPHIVQTIQKTQNFKCPEDIPLTLLKAYAKTSMPDQALKLFQNMDRVFGCPPGVRSFNTLLNAFAESHQWDRAEKFFAYFETVGVSPNVQTYNVLMKVLCKKREFQKAKKLVTWMWSVGMNPDRFTYGTLINVFVKNRDLNSALEVFDEMSERGVEPDVTCYNIIIDGFFKMGDFLKGKEMWDRLLRVETVFPNVVSYNIMISGLCRCGRFKDCLEIWERMKMNDWKHDVFTYSALIHGLCEAGDLDGAKRVYKEMVLRGVKADAVTCNAMLNGLCKAGKVDESFELWEEMGKFGLHNVVSYNIFLKGLFENGKVDEAMKLWEVLSEMDCGVESATYGVLVHGLCKNGYVSKALRVLEEADDRDGDMDTFAYSSMINGLCREGRFDEAAKVLNLMDKRGCKLNHHVYNALMDGFMKHYKVDSAIQVFREMSTKGCSPNVVSYNILINGFCRADRFPEAYHCVEEMLEKGWKPDIITYSTLIDGLCQGKMNENEMALKLCYQFLAKGFKPDITMHNIVIHRLCSSGKVEYGLQLYWMMRKRNCVNLVTHNTIMEGYYKVGDCEKASKIWAQISEDGLKPDIISYNISFNGLCSCGRVSDAVRFLNDALAHGVMPTVITWNILVRAVIFYGEST; encoded by the coding sequence ATGGTGGAACTTCCCAAATCTCTCTCTCCCCACCGTCTCCTCAAACTCCTCGACTCTCAAAAAAACCTCACCTCCGCCCTCCAACTCTTCAACGCCGCCACACGTCTCCCAAACTACACTCACTCCACCGACGTCTTCCTCTACATCCTCCGCCGCATATCCTCCGACCCCACCCTCCTCCATTTCCACGCCCCCCACATCGTTCAAACCATCCAAAAAACTCAAAACTTCAAATGCCCTGAAGACATTCCTCTCACTCTGTTGAAAGCATATGCAAAAACCTCAATGCCAGATCAAGCTCTCAAGCTTTTTCAAAATATGGATCGTGTTTTCGGATGCCCGCCAGGTGTTCGATCGTTTAATACTCTTCTTAATGCTTTTGCTGAATCTCATCAATGGGACCGCGCTGAGAAGTTCTTTGCGTATTTTGAAACTGTGGGTGTTTCGCCTAATGTGCAGACTTATAATGTTTTGATGAAGGTTTTGTGTAAGAAGCGTGAGTTTCAGAAGGCGAAGAAGTTGGTAACGTGGATGTGGAGTGTGGGTATGAATCCTGATAGGTTTACATATGGTACTTTGATCAATGTGTTTGTGAAAAACCGTGATTTGAATTCTGCTTTGgaggtgtttgatgaaatgtctGAACGAGGTGTTGAGCCTGATGTGActtgttataatattattattgatgGGTTTTTTAAAATGGGTGATTTTTTGAAGGGGAAGGAGATGTGGGATAGGTTGTTGAGAGTTGAAACTGTTTTTCCGAACGTTGTTAGTTATAATATTATGATTAGTGGGTTGTGTAGGTGTGGGAGGTTTAAGGACTGTTTGGAGATATGGGAGAGGATGAAGATGAATGATTGGAAGCATGATGTTTTTACTTATAGTGCTTTGATTCATGGGTTGTGTGAGGCGGGGGATTTAGATGGAGCTAAAAGGGTTTACAAGGAAATGGTTTTGAGAGGGGTTAAAGCGGATGCTGTTACTTGTAATGCAATGCTTAATGGGTTGTGTAAAGCTGGGAAGGTTGATGAGAGTTTTGAGCTGTGGGAGGAGATGGGGAAGTTTGGTTTGCATAATGTGGTAAGTTATAATATATTTCTTAAAGGGTTGTTTGAAAATGGGAAAGTGGATGAAGCAATGAAACTGTGGGAGGTTTTGTCTGAGATGGATTGTGGTGTAGAGTCTGCCACTTACGGAGTATTGGTTCATGGTTTGTGTAAGAATGGGTATGTGAGTAAGGCTTTACGGGTGTTGGAAGAGGCCGATGATAGAGATGGTGATATGGATACCTTTGCATACTCATCAATGATAAATGGGTTGTGCAGAGAAGGAAGATTTGACGAAGCAGCTAAAGTTTTGAATTTGATGGATAAGCGTGGATGTAAATTGAACCATCATGTGTACAATGCACTTATGGATGGGTTTATGAAACATTACAAAGTTGACAGTGCAATTCAAGTCTTTAGGGAAATGAGCACCAAAGGTTGCTCACCTAATGTTGTCTCTTATAATATTCTTATAAATGGATTTTGCAGAGCAGACAGATTTCCTGAGGCATACCATTGTGTTGAGGAAATGTTGGAGAAAGGGTGGAAACCGGATATTATCACATACAGCACGTTGATAGATGGTCTTTGTCAGGGCAAGATGAATGAGAATGAGATGGCACTTAAGTTGTGTTATCAGTTTCTTGCAAAGGGATTTAAACCTGATATTACAATGCATAACATTGTCATCCATCGACTCTGTTCTTCTGGCAAAGTGGAATATGGTTTGCAGCTCTATTGGATGATGAGAAAGAGAAACTGTGTTAATCTTGTGACCCACAATACCATTATGGAGGGTTATTACAAAGTTGGTGACTGTGAAAAGGCATCAAAGATTTGGGCACAAATCTCAGAAGATGGGCTAAAACCTGACATCATCTCatataatattagttttaatgGACTCTGCTCTTGTGGTAGAGTGTCGGATGCAGTTAGGTTTCTAAATGATGCTTTGGCTCATGGTGTTATGCCAACTGTTATTACTTGGAATATACTAGTTAGAGCTGTGATTTTTTATGGTGAATCAACTTGA
- the LOC123888413 gene encoding uncharacterized protein LOC123888413 isoform X2, translating to MIWSKSSEKKSSHHRLHNLRHRVPAPLISISKNQKYWKENDGSDIGHNVFTNEEERAVVINFLKNREVAREESFMEVVSKTKKKNLQKGFQVYVELRSLRIETMKKR from the exons ATGATATGGTCAAAATCTTCCGAAAAGAAGTCATCACACCATAGACTTCATAATCTAAGGCATAGAGTTCCGGCACCTTTGATTTCTATATCTAAAAATCAAAAg TATTGGAAGGAAAATGATGGCAGCGACATTGGGCATAACGTTTTTACCAATGAGGAAGAGAGAGCGGTAGTGATCAATTTTTTGAAGAACCGTGAAGTTGCTAGGGAAGAGTCTTTCATGGAAGTGGTGTCTAAGACTAAGAAAAAGAATCTGCAGAAAGGTTTTCAG GTATATGTTGAATTAAGGTCATTGCGTATCGAAACAATGAAAAAACGGTGA
- the LOC123888413 gene encoding uncharacterized protein LOC123888413 isoform X1 yields the protein MIWSKSSEKKSSHHRLHNLRHRVPAPLISISKNQKKRKFDWYIYDDKFTINFELVGREKYDSEYTKDQRRCLSSPRSYSTLADKKQVILQRTKELVLPTLDDKEYCGINMEDYSQLSESEDSINGSSYPMHQGSLKIQRRDLTGSISCNSSSNNSILGLKDKPRIEFVETLEDKSFDEDFTDGKTTSKTMKDIELVCSVNKYLPARGNHLPRPVIPIGPMFQAEVPNWEDKTDIKQYNGDYGLKWLGTQIWPIPIPIISETNTRDIQKGVLELRPLEDLDKILH from the exons ATGATATGGTCAAAATCTTCCGAAAAGAAGTCATCACACCATAGACTTCATAATCTAAGGCATAGAGTTCCGGCACCTTTGATTTCTATATCTAAAAATCAAAAg aagaGGAAATTTGACTGGTATATATATGATGATAAATTCACTATTAATTTTGAACTCGTTGGTAGAGAAAAATATGATAGTGAATATACCAAAGATCAAAGAAGATGCTTATCTTCTCCCCGTTCATATTCAACACTAGCTGATAAAAAACAGGTCATTTTACAAAGAACAAAAGAACTTGTTCTTCCTACTCTAGATGACAAAGAATATTGTGGTATCAATATGGAAGACTATTCTCAACTAAGTGAATCGGAAGATTCTATTAATGGGTCAAGTTACCCTATGCATCAAGGAAGCTTGAAAATCCAACGTAGAGATTTAACGGGTAGTATTAGTTgtaatagtagtagtaataattcTATTCTTGGTTTAAAGGATAAACCAAGAATAGAATTTGTGGAAACATTAGAGGATAAGTCATTCGATGAAGATTTTACGGATGGTAAGACAACAAGCAAAACTATGAAAGACATAGAACTGGTTTGCTCAGTCAACAAATACTTACCTGCCAGGGGTAATCATCTTCCAAGGCCAGTTATTCCCATTGGACCTATGTTTCAAGCAGAAGTCCCTAATTGGGAAGACAAGACCGACATAAAACAATATAATGGTGATTATGGTTTGAAGTGGTTAGGCACCCAAATTTGGCCTATTCCTATTCCTATTATTTCTGAAACTAATACAAGAGATATACAAAAAGGTGTATTAGAGTTACGCCCGCTTGAAGATCTTGACAAGATTTTACACTAA